The Nothobranchius furzeri strain GRZ-AD chromosome 8, NfurGRZ-RIMD1, whole genome shotgun sequence sequence TTTTTACACTGCTTCATGTATCCCCTCCCCCCCAAAAAATATATTTCAGACACTTCCACACGTTTTGTAGTTTTTTAAGCCTTTCAGTATTTTCTAATCTAAATGTTCCTGCTGGTTTCGCGCaggtcctctcctcctcctcttgccCCTCCGTGTGCCCGCTGGAGATGCCCAAGTGCGCTCCCGGCGTGAGCGTCGTCCTGGACGGCTGCTGCAAAGTGTGCGCCAGGCAGCTGAACGAGGACTGCAGCCTGACCGAGCCGTGCGACCACACCAAAGGGCTGGAGTGTAACTTCGGAGCCAGCTTTGCTGCTCCCTCAACTCGAGGCATCTGTCGTGGTACGTACTCATCTCCAGATGTGCGTGCCTGTGAGATAGCGTGGAGCCCTTTCTCCCCTGAATAAGATGGATTTTACTCAGGATCTGAGTGATTTCAACACTGAGGAATGCAGCCAGGGAGAAACTAGTCAAAACCTCAAAGCCCACTGTGAAGGAGAAAAGACTCCTCAGAATTTCACAGATCCTTATATCTGGCAGCCATGCGATGTCTTTATCAGACATCTCtgaacagagcaggaaagaaTAACATTCCTTTccttctgttttttcttcttccgtGCTGCAGCCAAGTCAGAAGGCAGACCCTGTGAGTACAACAGCAAGATCTACCAAAACGGAGAGAGCTTCCAGCCCAACTGTAAACACCAGTGCACATGCATCGACGGAGCGGTGGGATGCGTGCCGCTGTGCCCGCAGGAGCTCTCCCTGCCCAACCTGGGCTGCGCCAGCCCCAGACTGGTCAAAGTAGCAAGCCAGTGCTGTGAGGAGTGGGTGTGCGATGACGGCAAGCAGATGGACATCTTAGAGAAGATCTTTGGCAAAGACATGCTGACTGATGAGCAGGAAAAGGACCTTACCAAAAAGAATGAGCTCGTTCCAGTTGGCAAAGGAGGACTCAAATCCCTACCTGGTAAGAATCATCAGAAAacttgttttttttggggggggggggggggggggggggagctgtgCTTATGTAATCGTGATATATAAATCAGTGATTTCATTTTCTTTTGCAGCTTTCAGATCACAGCCTGAGGTCCACATGTTTGACAGCCAGAAGTGCATTGTCCAAACCACGCCCTGGTCCCAGTGCTCCAAGAGCTGTGGAACTGGCATGTCCACCAGAGTGACCAACAACAACAGCGACTGCAAGCTGGTCAGAGAGACGCGGATCTGTGAAGTGCGACCATGCACCCATTCAACTTACTCCAGTCTGAAGGTGAGCTCTAGTCGACAGCGACCGGATGTTTTGAGAGTGTGCATGATGCTGCTGGGTGggtaggtgtgtgagtgtgtgcacagGACTAATCATCTCTCTCCTGCTCATGTCTGCAGAAAGGAAAGAAGTGCAGCAGAACCAAAAAGTCCAGCCAGCCGGTGAAGTTTACCTACGCCGGCTGCTCCAGCTTGAAGAAGTACCAGCCCAGGTACTGCGGAGCGTGCGTGGACGGCCGCTGCTGCAGCCCCCACGACACCAGAACCATCCGCGTGAAGTTCCGCTGCGAAGACGGCGAGACCTTCCATAAAAACATCATGATGATCGAGTCCTGCAAGTGCACTTACAACTGTCCACGTGCCAACGAAGCCTCCTACCCCGTCTACCGCCTCTCCAACGACATCCACAAGTTCAGAGACTGATCCCAGTCAGGCGAGAGGAAGACTCGCGTCATCGTTGGCGGTCCAGATGAATGCGCGAGGACACCGAGACCACCAGCCAGCTTCCGTCTTCTTGTTGTAACTAGATTCCCAAGGAATTGTGGGCTTACATCACAAGGACTAAATGAAGTGCACTGTCTGCTGTGACTACATCAGCATCCCTTATCTAAGCTGCTTCATATTAATGGAGCCTTTAAAGTAGCTTCGTCATGGAGCAAGATGTAATTAATATTTGTACATTTATGCTAGTAGCTAAAATCTGTTCACTGTGTACAGTATATTTTGATCCTTCATGGCGGACATGACCCGGACTGTAGACTTGCGTGTGTATATGTAGATATGCACATCCACAATTTCCGTTAGCGTTGTCTATCCTAAGAACGAGACTTCGAGGCGTGACCCCTCGACTTGTTTAACGAGTGCCGAGGTCCCTTCCCTCCTGACGTGGGCATTATTGCTCATGTTTTGTGGCAGCTATTGATGTCCCTTCatgaaaaaccaacaaaaaaaccAACGCAAAACATGTCAAAAGGATGAATGAATGTTtttaatattgttattatttatcttAAAAAATGTAGCTACTTTATTTGGATATTATGTTTAATACTGGAATAAATTGTAAAATGATTTAATTTTATATGCTACAATAAAACTGATTTATTTATGGAACATGAAATGGACTCATCCTGGTTTGTTTGACTGCGAGAAACAGTAAACAGTCATCTTGTGTGCAGAAGGGCAGGAGGGAGAGTGGGAACTCCTCCTGTTATGTCATCCAGAGCCGAACCCGTGTGTTTTTATACAACTCAGACCTAGGTTCTCTCTCTCCTGACTTCCTGTGCTTCGGAATGCCGTTCCGCTTTCATTTGATCCGGCTAAACGGTTCACTTGTCTGCTCCTGAGAAGGAAGGGGGGTGAAGATTAAGTCCGTGAGTAGCAATGAGTGTGAGAGTATGCCAAGAATCTTAAACACTAACGTGAACGGGCTGGGATTAGACACCATAGACACGTGTAAGCGACGATCAGGAGCAGGATGGGCTTCAGTTGGAGCAAAACAAAGTTTACGCTGAAATTAGACGTGTTTTTATGTCATCATCTGCTGTCACCAGGTTTCCCTCTGCATACCCCAATATTCATAAAACGTGTGCAATGATTAAATCATTCAGCTATGACACagagttcttctttcttctggaagGGGTTTGACGTCTGCAGCTGCATGGCACAAACACCGAGAGCAGAGCTCAGGGGCAACGACAGGGAAGGGCTTCTTCTCAGATCCAGGTAGAGGGAGCGGCTCAGGAATGCAGCAGCGGCTCAGAGGGCAGACATCCTGATGGGCGGCAGATGTTGAAAAATATTTCAGAGCAACATGTTCGCTTTGGCCGGGAagacgttttttttttctaaatttacACAAACACTCCCAAGAATCCACAAAAGATGATTCATCTCTGCTTAACTGTTTAAAACCTGATGCTGCATGGCATCTTTGTCGTCTTTCCCACACGGCTGCCGACAGAAACTCGTGATCGAGTGCGTTTGGTCTTTGAATGAGACGAATGCCACACAAGATGTGTCCACTGACGCTCCCATGAAAGGCTTCTGAGGTTTTCCTAATCACGAAGACGTGTGGCTGCCTTGTTTTGTTGGAGTTTACAGTTAAAAACACGTTCAGGGAGCCTTGAATCTCTGCTTCTTTCTCCTCACCCCTTCAGAGTTTGGTTCCAACATGCTATCAGGCGGCTTTTAATCTAGATAGCAGTAAGCGACTTGCTCGGTTATGTAATCTGTGTGTTATGTGAGCAGTGGTGTGCATCATCTAAACTAGAGTTCCTTTATGGTGTCGACAAGCTCACGATCCTTTGGCCTATTGGGGAGCCCAGAAATTCGGTTTGTTGTTCAAATCAGGCTGCAGAGAGCCCAGCTGCAGAGCGCAAACCTTTTGAAACCATCATTCACACAAAGGCGCCCCTGCAGTGGCATCACTCCACGACTACCTCATTAGCTCGAACCCAAAAACATTTGCCTTAAAGCTTCATCCGGAGCCACTCCAGCAGCGAGAGTTCATAACAACATTCTGGATGCTGCTTAAGCGTGATGTTATCCacattacacccccccccccccccccccacacacacacacacacacacacacaagctcaggtTAATATTTACTGCTATGCTGGACAGAAGGAGCAGAAGGGGTTAGAGTCTGGTGAGACAACACAGACCTTGTTTCAAAAACCACCATCTGCTGGAGAGAAAAGGAAACAACAGTCTGTGTCTGAGTaaactggcacacacacacacacacacacacacacacacacacacacacacacacacatatatatatatatatatatatatatatatatatatatatatatatatatatatatatatatatatgtatatatatatatatatatatatatatatatatatatatatatatatatatacatatatatatatatatataatctgctTTTATTTTCTCAATTAAAAACTTCAAGTTTCAAGATAAAAAAAAGTCTAACTCACATTCTGCATCCATTTTGTGGTACCACGTGGGTctgtactgcctctataaacactccgaatgtgaaaacaatgtgtcagagAATGTGGAACTATGCTCCTAAAATGAGCCGTTCTGAAATTTTGCGTctgagcagattcttaaggaatctcgtagcgtcagcttgttctgcaggtgtcGTTTTGTTGTGTCGGAGTAACTAGCTTGTCGGCCGTCCTAAccttctctagaactcactcgcaAATGACAAGAGTTCTGTTTAAAAGGATGGCTATTATCATATTCtaacgaatcaggttttgacatgtagaagGAAGGTTTAACAAACCCTCGGAAACACGCCTCCCTGAagatagaaggttctggtgtgtatgGGAAAAGATCAAGAGGGTGCAAGTTACCTTTCACCTAGTCACTCTGTGTCCTATGTGAGCTGACTAAGTGTACAGGATTCTTCTTGTCatgatcaaacattactgattatcataaataattattaaccaaagaataataattcatttcagtaattaaacacagttataatgaaccttgatgattgacagtaaaaagagtttatttaagTGATTCAAGGTCACGGTGGTCAGCAGTAACCACCTGGCGTTGTACAATCCTAGAGGCCCAAAGGACTCCGTAGAGGAATGGCAGATGTAATGTCCCAGTTGAAGGCAGAAGGAGTGAGGAAGCATTCCCCATGCCGGTGAATAAGTCAACAATCTGTAGATCATTTGTATATCCTTGTGAAGGGAGCTATTTCAACAGCAACTGATCATTAGTAATTCTTTGAAGTGAAATTCAAAAGGATAAATGAGCTCTGTGTTCCCACACAGCATAGACCACAGGTAGGAAGATGGCAGATGAAAAGTAGGCTGGATCAGGTCCCATCATCACGGCAGGACCACAGGACGTCCAGACTCAACGAACCGGAGCTCCAGGCAGCAGGCAGCAAAGCATAGAGGTCCACCCAGGTAGCGAAGACCAACGGCGAAGCTCAGGAGAAGAGTAGAGCAGACACAAGCGCACATGAGAGTAAACACACGAAGATTGCTTCTGATgcaaatcaacaaacaaaaataaacctacACCTGTATGTACCTATGTGGAGCAGATTATGTGAAAAGAGTCCAGGTGAAATGGATGGATGCCAtacactacgtgtactggaaaaaggTGATGCAAAAAGAATTAAATTAACAAAACCCCTAACTATATGTTAGGGGAATCAACGTTTCTGAGCAAAATGTTATCAAAAGAGAAGGGCAAAATGGTTGTAGCCCCAAAACATGAGGCTAAAAGTCAAATAAAGACACCATAGTAGATATCATAAAGAAATCATAAAGAAATATGAATGAAAGCATCTTAAACTAAGTAatgaaataaagaataaaaacacTATAATGTAAATCGTTAGTAATTAAACCTATATGTGACTCTATCACAGTAGGAATCAATGATTAGTAAATAACTGAATCATAAAAATGAACTTAAATCAGTTATCAAAAAGATTAAACTAAAAAACTTTTCAAAATCAATAGAAattgaaaaataaagaaaaatggaATTTGGATCAACATAACAGGTAGTGGAGTTACTCACTTTGAACAGTTATGAACTTAAATCACATAATTATGGAAAACCACAGCATGACCACGACAAAATCAACCAAGTCTGCATGATATGTTTAGACATGAAATCtattcacgcacacacatacactcaacagAACTTCTGTGACCTGAATCAGAAAACCCAGCAAGAGCGGATGGAAGTTCACCCCCTTCTGGCTCGGTTCGGGTTGGGTAATCAGCTATATTGGTTGTAATAACATCCAAATTAGTGGAACGTTTGCAGTTTGATTTTGTTCCTGCGGACCCATAAATAGATGGGATCCATGTTATCTTTGGTGATCTTGATCAGATAAACAACCGGAGAGAGTGGATTACTTGTCAGGTATGGACCTGACCGTTTCTGTGAAAGGTTATTAACCAGTTTACCAGCGGTGACTTTTGTGTGACCAGAATTAGGTGCAAAGATggagaaccaggcctcatcacctaaaTTGAGGTCAGAATGTGAGGCCATCTGATCATGAGGAGTCATCCTGCCCTCAGCTGGTTTCTTCAGATTTATCTGTGGAAAAGAAAACGCCGCAGGCAGATGGTTGTTAAGGTTCTGTAACTATTGCTCACTAGTGAAAGCCACAGCGCCACCAGACTGAACTGGCTGGAACAGCAGGTGATGCGGTTG is a genomic window containing:
- the ccn1 gene encoding CCN family member 1, which gives rise to MLFSTFVVVFLGSLNLVLSSSSCPSVCPLEMPKCAPGVSVVLDGCCKVCARQLNEDCSLTEPCDHTKGLECNFGASFAAPSTRGICRAKSEGRPCEYNSKIYQNGESFQPNCKHQCTCIDGAVGCVPLCPQELSLPNLGCASPRLVKVASQCCEEWVCDDGKQMDILEKIFGKDMLTDEQEKDLTKKNELVPVGKGGLKSLPAFRSQPEVHMFDSQKCIVQTTPWSQCSKSCGTGMSTRVTNNNSDCKLVRETRICEVRPCTHSTYSSLKKGKKCSRTKKSSQPVKFTYAGCSSLKKYQPRYCGACVDGRCCSPHDTRTIRVKFRCEDGETFHKNIMMIESCKCTYNCPRANEASYPVYRLSNDIHKFRD